CTGCACGATCAATCGGCCGCGCGGCGCGCTCAGCAAACCGCAGGTGATGGCGTATTCGCCTGGATGCAATTGCGTCGTCAGCCGCCGCGATTGGCCCGGCGCGATGTTCTCGCGCTCCTCCAGCACCATGACGCCGTCGAGAATCTCCCATTCCAGCACGCGCTCGCCGCGATTGGTCACGACGAAGCTCGCCTTGCCGGCGGGAATGGTCAGTGTCGCCGGCTCGCAAGTCCGGTCGGTGATCGCGACCGCGATGTCGGCGGTTCCCGCTTCGGCCGCACGCCGGCTGCCGGTGGCCGCCGCATAGACGAAGGCGGTGACGCCGCCGCCGACCAGCAGCAAGGTGACGGTGCCTGCCAGCCTCAAGCGTGGCGAGTGCCGGGTTTCGCGGCGCGGCGCGGCGGCTGCCGTCTGCTCCCGTCGGCCGCCGGCGAGGAACAGGACGAGCATCGGGATCAGGAAGGCGAAATAGGCGATCACTTCGCCGAGCGCAGCGCGCTCCTGGTAGCCGAAGAAGCCCGACAGAACCGCGCCGAGAGCGCTGTCGGCCGGCAGCACCTTGCCGAGGTCGTAGAGGGGCTGCTGGAGTTGATTCCAGATGCCGGCCTCGTGCAGGGAGCGCACGGCATTCGCCACGAGCCCGGCTGCGACGAACAGGATCAGGATGCCGGTCCAGCGGAAGAAGATGCGCAGGTTGAGCTTCACGCCGAGCGCGTAGATGGCGTAGCCGGCTACGACGGCGAGCAGGATGCCGAGCCCCGCGCCGAGCGCAGGCGCCCAGCCGCCGTTCTGCTGGAAGATCGCGAGCAGGAAGAAGACCGATTCCAGCCCCTCGCGCACCACGGCGAGGAAGGCGAGGCCGACCAGCGCGAGCCCGTGATGTGCACCAGAAAGCGCCGCGTCGACGCCGGCCTGCAACTCGCCCTTGATCGAGCGCGCCGCCTTGCGCATCCAGAAAACCATCGAGGTCAGCATCGCCGCTGCAATGAACCCGACGACCGCCTCGAAGAACTCCTGCCCGCGCTGGGGCAGTTCGCCCGCGACGATGTCGAGCGCGGCACCCGCCGCGAGGCTCACCGCGCAGGCGAGGCCGACGCCCAGCCAGAGCGCCGGCAGCCATTCGCGCCGTCCGGTCCGGACCAGATAGCTCGCGACGATGCCGACGATCAGCGCGGCCTCGATGCCTTCGCGGAGCATGATGAGAAACGGTACGATCACGGCGAGCCAGGCCCGGTTGCGCGTCGCGATCAGGCTATTCGCGGCGCAGACGTCTTGTGCCTAGGCAGCCGCAACGCAGGGGTCAACCAAATCCTTATAGTTTGGAACGATCGTAATCTATAGAAGCTGCGCCTGATACTTGAGGAAGCGCGACCAAATCATGCTTTCCATGTGCTCCGCCTTCTGAAAAAGCCGCCGTCATTCCGGGCTTGGCCCGGAATCCATCATAGGGCGTCGGAGCCCTCCGATGGATTCCGGATCGGCGCCGCTTCGCGACTTGTCCGGAATGACGCCGAAACGCATGAGCCGAGCCCCACCTCAGCGCCGCTTCAGCAGGATCATCTTCTCCTGCGTCATGTCATGCATGGTGTAGGGGATGCCGCCCGTGCCGTAGCCCGAACTGCGCCGCCCGGCGAAGGGCATCCAGTCGGTGCGGAAGGTGGTGGGGTCATTGACCATCACGGCCGAGGCGTCGAGCCGGTTCGCGGCCCGCAGCGCGACGTCGATATCCTGCGCGAAGATGCTGGCCTGGAAAGCGACGGGCAGCGAGTTTGCTCGCGCGATGGCGTCGTCGAGCTTGCCGTAGCGATAGATCGCGACGACCGGGCCGAAGACCTCCTCGGTGGAGATGCGGGCTTCCGCCGCCGGGTCGATCAGCACGGCCGGCTCCAATGTCGTCTCCGACAGGCGCTTGCCGCCGGTCGCGAGCCTGGCGCCACCCTTCACCGCCTCGTCGATCCAGGACGCCACGCGGTCGGCCTCCTTCGGGATGATCAGCGGGCCGACTTCGGTGTCCTTCAGCGTCGGGTCGCCGGTGCGCAGCTTCCTGACGCGCGCGACGAGCCGCTCGGTGAAGTCGTTGACGATGGCGTCGTGCACATAGATGCGCTGCGTCGACACGCAGACCTGGCCGGCATGGTAGTAGCCGCCCTTCACGATCGGCTCGATGACCGCGTCGAGATCGGCGCTCTTGTCGACGATCGCGGGCGCGACGCCGCCATGCTCAAGCGCCGAGCGGGCGCCATGCGCGAGCTTGGAGTGCAGGTACCAGCCGACGTTGGCCGAGCCGATGAAGCTGAGGAAGGCGATGCGCGGATCGGTCGCGAGCTTCTCCGCCAGCGCCGTCTCGGTGGGGACGAAGGTCTGGCACCAGGCTTCCGGCAGGCCGGCCTCATGCACCAGCTTGACGAAGTCGATGCAGGAGAGCGGCGTCGTGCCGGCCGGCTTGATGATGACCGGGCAGCCCACCGCGATGGCCGGCGCGACCTGGTGGACGATCAGGTTGAGCGGGTGGTTGAAGGCCGAAATCGCCGCGACGATGCCGATCGGCTCCTTGGTGGTGAAGGCCCAGCGGTCAGCCGCGGCGGCGGAGAGCCCCATCGGAATCTCGCGCCCGGCGAAGTTGCGCAATTCGTCGGCGGCATTGTTGACGCCGTCGACGGCGCGGTTCGCCTCGACGATCGCGTCGGGCAGCGGCTTGCCGCCCTCGCGCGCGATCTGCATGGCGAAATGGTCGCGCTTGGCCTCAAGCAGACCCGCCAGCTTGCGCAGGATCGCGATGCGCTGATGCGGTTTCAGCCAATTGTCGCGGTCCTTGAAGACCTCTTGCGCCGCCTTGAGCTTGCGTTCGAGCGCGGCTTCGTCGTCGGTCTCGATCTCGGTGATCGGGGCGCGGTCATAGGCTTGAACAACCTGAAGCATGGTTCTTTCTCCAGAATAAGACGTCTTGGCTTCTTCCTGCGAGCCCTCATCCTGAGGAGCCATTCCGACGGAATGGCGTCTCGAAGGATGCTCCATGAAGCTCCGGAACCGGCTGGAGCATCCTTCGAGACGCCGCGTGCCGCGGGTTCTCAGGATGAGGGCTGCCAGTTGGAGAAGGGCGTTTAGGCCAGATCGACGTCCGGCACCTTGTTGCGCAGTTCCTCGACGAGGACGCGCGTGTTTTCGGAATAGTCGATGGGGCAGTCGACGAGATGGACGCCGCCGCCTTTGAACGCGGCTTCCAGCGTCGGCACCAGCGCCTCGGCAGAGGTCACGCGCGAGCCCTTGGCCCCATACGCCTCGGCATAGCGCACGAAATCGGGGTTGCCGAAGGTCATGCCGTAATCGGGGAATTTGTCGACCGCCTGCTTCCAGCGGATCATGCCGTAGGCACCGTCGTTGAGCACGAGCACGATGAGGTTGAGGCCGAGCCTCACCGCTGTCTCCATCTCCTGCGAGTTCATCATGAAGCCGCCGTCGCCGCAGACGGCCATGACGCGCCGGCGCGGATGCAGCATGGCCGCCATCATCGCCGAGGGCAGGCCGGCGCCCATCGTCGCCAGCGCGTTGTCGAGCAGCAGCGTGTTGGCGACATGGGTGCGGTAGTTCCGCGCGAACCAGATCTTGTACATGCCGTTGTCGAGGCAGACGACGCCGTCCTCAGGCATCACCGCGCGCACGTCATGGACGAGCCGCTGCGGCGTCACGGGGAAGCGGTCCTCCTCGGCGCGGGCGTTGATCTTGGCCAGGATCTTCTGTCGCAGTTCCAGCATCTGCTTCTGCTCGGGCAGCTTGCCCTCGAGTCTGTCCGCCAGCGCGGTCACCGTGGCGCCGATATCGCCGATGACCTCGGCGTCGGGATGATAGACCTGTTCGACATTGGCCGACTGGTAGCCGACATGGATCACCTTCGGCCCTCCGGCATTGCGCATCAGGAAGGGCGGCTTCTCGATCGTGTCGTGGCCAACGGCGATGATAAGGTCGGCCAGCGCCACCGCCTCGTGGACATAGTCGCCCTCGGAGAGCGCGGCGGTGCCGATATAGAGGTTCGAGCCGCCGGTGACGGCGCCCTTGCCCATCTGGGTGTTGAAGAAGGGCAGGCCGGTCCGGCGCACGAAGGCGGAGAGGGGCTCGACGAGGCGCGGCCGGTTGCCGGCGGCGCCGATCATCACCAGCGGCCGCTTGGCGGCGAGGATCATCTCGGCCGCGCGGTCGAGCGGCACCGCAGAAGCGACCGGTTGGTCGAGCGGGTGCACCGGGATCAGCGGGATGTCCTCGATCTCCTCGGCGGCCACGTCCTCGGGCAGTTCGAGATGGACCGGCCCCGGCCGCTCCTCCATCGCGACGCGGAAGGCGTCACGTACCACCGAGGGAATGCTGGCAGGGCTGACGATCTGGCGCGTCATCTTGGTCAGCGGGCGCATCGAAGCGACGACGTCGACGATCTGGAAGCGCGCCTGCTTGGCGGTCATGATCGCCTTCTGCCCGGTGATCAGGATCATCGGCATCGCGCCGAGATGGGCATAGGCCGCCCCGGTCGAGAAGTTGAGGGCGCCGGGGCCGAGCGTCGCGATGCAGACGCCGGGCTTGCCGGTCAGCCGGCCATGCGTGGCGGCCATGAAGGCGGCAGCCTGCTCGTGCCGCGTCAGCACCAGCTCGATCTTCGATTTGCGCAGCGATTCGACGACGTCGAGATTCTCCTCGCCGGGAACGCCGAAGACGCGATCGACGCCCTCGTTCTCGAGCGCCTCGACCAGAAGATCGGAACCCTTCTTCATTGTCCGTCGCCTTTCCGTGGAAGCGGCCTCGCCTGAACGGCAAGGCTAGGCGTTCGACGTAGGAAGGCAACAGCGCAGCCGTCAGGCCGCCCAGCGCATGGCTGTTCTGCCGGGTGGTTTCAGGCCGCTTGCCGCAAGCCGACGAGGAACGGCGAGAGCGCGACGTCGCGGCCCTGCACCGTGACCAGCGTGTTGCAGGGCAGGGCCTGCCAGCATTCGCGGGCGGCATCGACCGGCTCCGAGGCGACGACGACGCTATCGGGCCGTGCGCAGACATAGAGGCTCGGCGGCTTGCTGTCGGAGGACCAGCGCACGGCATGGATCATCTCGCCATCCGCCAGTGCAGCCGCGCAGCGCAGCGGCTCGCGCGTTCCGGCTTGTTCCATCAGGGCGAGCACGTCGGAGAGCGCGGCGGCGAGCGCCTCGCCCGGTGCCATGCCGCCGGCGATATGGGCCAGGACAAGCAGGAAAAGCGCTTCGGAATCGGTCGTGCCGGCGCGGACGCTGTAGAGGGAATCCGGGATCAGGGCCTCGAGCCGCCTGCGGATCAGGCCGTAGCCGCCGATCTGGCCGTTATGCATGAAGAGGTAGCGGTCATGGACGAAGGGGTGGCAGTTCGCGCGCGTCGTCGCGGTGCCCGTGGCAGCCCTGACATGGGCGAAGAACAGGTGCGAGCGCACCTGCCGGGCGATCGAAAGCAGGTTCTCGTCCGACCAGGCCGGCCTGACCTCGCGGTACTGCCCGGGCTCGGGCCGCTCGCCATACCAGCCGACGCCGAAGCCGTCGCCATTCGTTCCGGTCTTGGCTTCCTCGGCGTGGAGCGACTGGTGGATCAGCGAATGGCAAGGCGAGGCGACGAAGTCCTCGAGAAAGACGGGGGCGCCTGAATAGGCGAGGAAACGGCACATCTCGGCCTCGAATCAGCCGGGTGGAAACGATCGAAGGGAATATTGTTCTCTGAATATGAATGCAGACATAACGAATTTTCTAGCGGCCGTTGGCCCGGACGACGAATGCGCCGCATTCTGTGGCGCGAAAATGGGCAGCCGCGCGGGTCCGCCTTTCGTCCAAGGGATAAGAGCCGCATAGTCTTGCGTGGCACGCACCGCTCCTATACCGATCCTGCCCGTAAACAGCGCATAATCACTGCCCGGAACGATGTATCCGGCGCGTAGCGCCTCTCGACGGGAGCGGGAATGTGAAGGGCCTCCTTGCAGTCAGCCGGGTCATCGACGCGGTCAATGGCTTCATCGGCAGAAAAGTCGCCTGGCTGATCCTTGCGGCAGTGATCGTCGCGACGGTCAACGCGATCATCCGCAAGGTCTTTAACGTCTCGTCGAACGCCTGGCTCGAACTGCAATGGATGCTGTTCGGCGCGGTCTTCCTGATGTGTGCCTCCTGGACGCTGCAGGTGAAGGAGCACATCCGCATCGACATCGTGAACAGCATGCTGCCGCAGCGCGTCCGCCAGTGGATCGAGCTGCTCGGCCACATCTTCTTCCTGATGCCGTTCTGCCTGCTGATCGTCTACCATTCCTGGCCGTTCTTCCTGCGTTCCTACGCAATCAACGAGCAGTCGCTCTCGGCCGGCGGCCTGCCGCAATGGCCGGCCAAGGGGCTCGTCCTCGTCGGCTTCGTGATGCTGACCTTCCAGGGCATCTCCGAGATCATCAAGCAGGTCGCGATCATCCGCGGCGATCTTGAGGATGCCGAGGTCGCCCTGGGCCACGCTGCGGCGGCCGAGGCGGAAGCCCAGCGTCTGCTCGAACAAGCCAAGGAACAGGGCCTCGCTTCGTGAGAGGCCCGCAAGAAGTCCGGAACCGTCCCATGCTCGCTCATCGCCTCTCGCGCGCCGCCGGCCTGCTGCTCGCGCTCACGATCCTCGCCTTCTTCAGCCTCCACACCGGCGACGCCTATGCGGCGGGCGGCGGCATCGGCGACTTCCTGCGCGTCAACATGGCGCCGGTGATGTTCGCCGCCCTCGTGGTCTTCCTGCTGCTCGGCTATCCCGTCGCCTTCGCGCTGGCCGCCAACGGCCTGCTCTTCGCGCTGGTCGGCATCGAGCTCGGCCTGTTCCAGGAGAACTTCCTGCAGGCGCTGCCGGAACGCATCTACGGCACGATGAACAACGACGTGCTGCTGGCGATCCCGTTCTTCACCTTCATGGGCCTGATCCTCGAGCGCTCCGGCATGGCGGAAGACCTGCTCGACACCATCGGCCAGCTCTTCGGGCCCGTGCGCGGTGGCCTCGCCTATGCGGTGATCTTCGTCGGCGCGCTGCTGGCGGCCACCACCGGCGTCGTCGCGGCGTCCGTGATCTCGATGGGCCTGATCTCGCTGCCGATCATGCTGCGCTACGGCTACGACCGGCGCCTTGCCTCCGGCGTCATCGCGGCCTCGGGCACACTCGCCCAGATCATTCCGCCCTCGCTCGTCCTGATCGTGTTGGCCGACCAGCTCGGCCGCTCCGTCGGCGACATGTATGAGGGCGCCTTCATCCCCGGCCTCGTGCTGGCCGGTCTCTATGCCGGCTATGTCTTCATCATCACCATGATCGCGCCTTCGCGCGCGCCGGGCCTGCCGCCCGAGGCGCAGACGCTGCGTGACGCCGATGGCCAGACGCGCCGGCTCTCGCTGCTCGTCATCACCATCCTCTCCTTCGCCATCGCCTACGCCTATATGAAGCTGTTCACCAAGGTGACGGCGGGCTCGGACTTCGTTGTGCTGACGATGTCGATCGCGGTCGGCGTGTCCTTCGTTATCGCGCTGCTCAACAAGCTTCTCGGCCTCAAGCTGCTCTCGCGCATGGCCGAGCAGGTGGTGTTCGTGATGGTGCCGCCGCTGGCGCTGATCTTCCTCGTGCTCGGCACGATCTTCATCGGCGTCGCCACGCCGACTGAAGGCGGCGCCATGGGCGCGGCGGGCGCGATCCTGCTCGCCTGGGGCAAGAAGCGGATGACCTTCGACCTGCTCCGGCAGGCGGTCGAATCGACGGCCAAGCTCTCGTCCTTCGTGCTCTTCATCCTGGTCGGCGCGCGCGTCTTCTCGCTGACCTTCTACGGCGTCAACGGCCATGTCTGGGTCGAGCATCTGCTAGTCGGGCTGCCCGGCGGCGCGACGGGCTTCCTGATCGTCGTCAACGTGATGGTCTTCCTGCTCGCCTTCTTCCTCGACTTCTTCGAACTCGCCTTCATCATCGTGCCGCTGCTCGGCCCCGCGGCGGAGAAGCTCGGCATCGACCTGATCTGGTTCGGCGTCATCCTCGGCGTGAACATGCAGACCTCGTTCATGCACCCGCCCTTCGGCTTCGCCCTGTTCTTCCTGCGCTCGGTCGCGCCGAAGAACCCCTACAAGGACAAGGTTACCGGCAAGATGATGGAGCCCGTCACCACCGGCCAGATCTATTGGGGCGCCGTGCCTTTCGTGGTGATCCAGTGCATCATGGTCGCGCTGGTCGTGCTCTTCCCGCAGATGGTCATGCACTATAAGGCCTCCGCCATTCAGCTCGACCAGAAGGCGATCGACAAGCAGTTCGACTCGATCCAGATCCCCGGTCTCGGCGGTCCGGGTGGCTTCGACTTCAACGCGCCGCCGTCGATCGGCGCGCCGCCCAAGCCGTAAGGCAGGCTGCGCCATGGGGGCTGTCGTCGGTCGAGGGGTCGCCGCGATCCTGGTCGCCGCCTCGGCGATGGCGCCTGCCAGTGCCTGGGCGGCGGGCGATATCGGCGGGGCGACGATGGGCGGCGGCTGGGCACTGCCCTTCGCCGGCATGCTGCTCTCGATCGCGCTCGGTCCCGTGCTGTTCCCGCATCTCTGGGAGCTGCACTACGGCAAGTTCGCGGCCTTCTGGGCCCTGCTCACGCTGGTGCCGCTGGTGTTGCTGCGGGGGCTCGATCCTGCTCTCGGGGCGCTGCTCCATACCGCGCTGCTCGACTACGTTCCCTTTATCATCCTGCTCTTCGCGCTGTTCACGATCGCGGGCGGCATCCTGATCTCCGGCAATTTGCACGGCACGCCGCTGACCAACACGGTGCTGCTCGCGATCGGCGCCGTGCTGGCGAGCTTCGTCGGCACGACGGGCGCCTCGATCATCATGATCCGGCCGGTGCTGCGCGCCAATGACGCCCGGCGCTTCAACGTCCATGTCGTCGTCTTCTTCATCTTCCTCGTCTCGAACATCGGCGGCTCGCTGACGCCGCTCGGCGACCCGCCGCTCTTCCTCGGCTTCCTGCGCGGCGTCGACTTCTTCTGGACGACGACGCATCTGTTCCCCGGGACCGGCTTCGCGGTCCTCGTGCTGCTGGCGCTGTTCTACGCGCTCGACAGCTGGTTCTTTCGCAAGGAGGAAGGTGCTCCGAAGCTCAAGGACCCGACGCCGGACCGGGCCATCAAGCTCTGGGGCAAGGTCAATATCCTGCTGCTGGGCGGCGTCATCGCCGCGATCCTGATATCGGCCAACTGGAAGCCGGGCGTCGCCTTCACCGCGCATGGCGTGCCGGTCGAGGGGCAGAACCTGCTCCGCGATGTGATCCTGCTCGTTCTCGCAGGCCTCTCGCTCCGGCTGACGCCGAAGCCGGTCCGCGCCGGCAACGAGTTCAGCTGGGGGCCGATCAAGGAGGTCGCCAAGCTCTTCGCCGGCATCTTCGTCTGCATCATCCCGGTGCTGGCGATGCTGCAGGCGGGCCGCGAGGGCGCCTTCGCGCCACTGGTCGGCCTCGTCACCAACGCCGACGGCAGCGCCAATACCACCGCCTATTTCTGGCTGACCGGTGCGCTCTCCTCGTTTCTCGACAACGCGCCTACCTATCTCGTCTTCTTCGAACTGGCGGGCGGCGATGCCAGGGAGCTGATGACCAGCGGCGCTCTGACCTTGGCGGCGATCTCGGCCGGTGCCGTCTTCATGGGCGCGAACAGCTATATCGGCAATGCGCCGAACTTCATGGTCTACGCCATCGCCAAGGACCGCAAGGTCGCGATGCCCAGCTTCTTCGGCTACATGCTCTGGTCGGGCGCGATCCTGATCCCGCTGTTCGTGGTGCTGACGCTGCTGTTCTTCTACTAGGCGAGGGGCGTCATACCGCACGCGCCGCAGCATGCAGTTCTGCTGCGCAGATGCGGGACCGTCCTACGGAAGGGGCGCCTCTTTCTGCGCGCGGTCCCGTGTCTGCGCAGCGGCACTGCGCGTCGCAGCGCGCACGGGAAGACAGCGACGTTATGGCCGCCCGGCCGGAACGCCTTCCCTGATCTTCGCGGAGAATAGCGGGTCGTCGAGCGAGAGCGTGCGGGCGTGGTCGCCGATGCGGGCAAGGCGCACGAGTTCGTCGAGCGGGATGTCCTGCCGGATCGCGCCGATCTGCTGGAGATAGCCCGGCAGATATCCGGAGAGCAGGACACGCGGATCGAGCGGCAGCGAGAATTTCCAGCCCGGCGCGACGCTGCCGACGAGGTGGTAGACCACGGTCGTGCAGTTGGTCGTCAGCGTATTGTACCAGCGCGGCTTGGCCGCGAGGTCGTTGATATCCGCGATATAGGCGAGCAGCAGGTCGCGTGCCTGTGTAGCAGAGGCGCTGAGGCGGAAGAGGCGGGCATCCTCGCGCCGGGCATGGGTGCGCAGCCCGACGATGTCGCGCTCGTCTGCAGCCACATAGGCCATCTCGTAGCTGCGGAAGAAGCCGGCGAGAGCGGACCAGTCCTCGCCCTTCTCGCGGCGCACCTCGATCGAGAAGGTCAGCGGCACCGAATCCGAGAAGGTGAAGCTGACCAGGAGATGCGCGATCGCCTCGCCCGACCAATAGGTCAGGAAGACGTCGGCGCCGGTGATCGCTGCGAAGTTGTAGCGGCGCGTCTCCCAGCGCTGGTCGTAGTCCTCCTCCGTGCGCCAGCGGAAATGGCGCAGGTTCGAGACGGTCAGCGCATCGCCCTCGCGCGCGATTGTCGGTAAACGCGCGAGTTCGGGAATCCAGTCGCGGTCATGCGAGGGCTGGAAGCTGTTCCACCAGGAGAGCAGGCCGACGAAGACCATGACGAAGCCGAGCGGCAGGCGCGCGTCGCTCGTCCAGACGCCGATGAGGCCGGCCAGTGCCGCGATGCCGAAGCCGATCGCCGCGACGATCGCCATCGCGCCCGAAAGGCGGAACAGCAGGAAGCCCGCGCCCCAAAGCGCGGCGGCGAGGATGGCGAGGGTCAGGAGGAGCTTCAGCACAATCAAAAAGAGGCGGCCCATGGCCGCCTCTCGTAGCACAGGTCGGACGCCTTGGCGTCAGGCCGCGAGGTAATTCGTCGGTGCCGCCGCCTTCACCGCATCGT
Above is a genomic segment from Bosea sp. NBC_00550 containing:
- a CDS encoding aldehyde dehydrogenase family protein, whose translation is MLQVVQAYDRAPITEIETDDEAALERKLKAAQEVFKDRDNWLKPHQRIAILRKLAGLLEAKRDHFAMQIAREGGKPLPDAIVEANRAVDGVNNAADELRNFAGREIPMGLSAAAADRWAFTTKEPIGIVAAISAFNHPLNLIVHQVAPAIAVGCPVIIKPAGTTPLSCIDFVKLVHEAGLPEAWCQTFVPTETALAEKLATDPRIAFLSFIGSANVGWYLHSKLAHGARSALEHGGVAPAIVDKSADLDAVIEPIVKGGYYHAGQVCVSTQRIYVHDAIVNDFTERLVARVRKLRTGDPTLKDTEVGPLIIPKEADRVASWIDEAVKGGARLATGGKRLSETTLEPAVLIDPAAEARISTEEVFGPVVAIYRYGKLDDAIARANSLPVAFQASIFAQDIDVALRAANRLDASAVMVNDPTTFRTDWMPFAGRRSSGYGTGGIPYTMHDMTQEKMILLKRR
- a CDS encoding class II glutamine amidotransferase gives rise to the protein MCRFLAYSGAPVFLEDFVASPCHSLIHQSLHAEEAKTGTNGDGFGVGWYGERPEPGQYREVRPAWSDENLLSIARQVRSHLFFAHVRAATGTATTRANCHPFVHDRYLFMHNGQIGGYGLIRRRLEALIPDSLYSVRAGTTDSEALFLLVLAHIAGGMAPGEALAAALSDVLALMEQAGTREPLRCAAALADGEMIHAVRWSSDSKPPSLYVCARPDSVVVASEPVDAARECWQALPCNTLVTVQGRDVALSPFLVGLRQAA
- a CDS encoding TRAP transporter large permease translates to MAPVMFAALVVFLLLGYPVAFALAANGLLFALVGIELGLFQENFLQALPERIYGTMNNDVLLAIPFFTFMGLILERSGMAEDLLDTIGQLFGPVRGGLAYAVIFVGALLAATTGVVAASVISMGLISLPIMLRYGYDRRLASGVIAASGTLAQIIPPSLVLIVLADQLGRSVGDMYEGAFIPGLVLAGLYAGYVFIITMIAPSRAPGLPPEAQTLRDADGQTRRLSLLVITILSFAIAYAYMKLFTKVTAGSDFVVLTMSIAVGVSFVIALLNKLLGLKLLSRMAEQVVFVMVPPLALIFLVLGTIFIGVATPTEGGAMGAAGAILLAWGKKRMTFDLLRQAVESTAKLSSFVLFILVGARVFSLTFYGVNGHVWVEHLLVGLPGGATGFLIVVNVMVFLLAFFLDFFELAFIIVPLLGPAAEKLGIDLIWFGVILGVNMQTSFMHPPFGFALFFLRSVAPKNPYKDKVTGKMMEPVTTGQIYWGAVPFVVIQCIMVALVVLFPQMVMHYKASAIQLDQKAIDKQFDSIQIPGLGGPGGFDFNAPPSIGAPPKP
- a CDS encoding Lnb N-terminal periplasmic domain-containing protein; this encodes MGRLFLIVLKLLLTLAILAAALWGAGFLLFRLSGAMAIVAAIGFGIAALAGLIGVWTSDARLPLGFVMVFVGLLSWWNSFQPSHDRDWIPELARLPTIAREGDALTVSNLRHFRWRTEEDYDQRWETRRYNFAAITGADVFLTYWSGEAIAHLLVSFTFSDSVPLTFSIEVRREKGEDWSALAGFFRSYEMAYVAADERDIVGLRTHARREDARLFRLSASATQARDLLLAYIADINDLAAKPRWYNTLTTNCTTVVYHLVGSVAPGWKFSLPLDPRVLLSGYLPGYLQQIGAIRQDIPLDELVRLARIGDHARTLSLDDPLFSAKIREGVPAGRP
- a CDS encoding acetolactate synthase large subunit, producing the protein MKKGSDLLVEALENEGVDRVFGVPGEENLDVVESLRKSKIELVLTRHEQAAAFMAATHGRLTGKPGVCIATLGPGALNFSTGAAYAHLGAMPMILITGQKAIMTAKQARFQIVDVVASMRPLTKMTRQIVSPASIPSVVRDAFRVAMEERPGPVHLELPEDVAAEEIEDIPLIPVHPLDQPVASAVPLDRAAEMILAAKRPLVMIGAAGNRPRLVEPLSAFVRRTGLPFFNTQMGKGAVTGGSNLYIGTAALSEGDYVHEAVALADLIIAVGHDTIEKPPFLMRNAGGPKVIHVGYQSANVEQVYHPDAEVIGDIGATVTALADRLEGKLPEQKQMLELRQKILAKINARAEEDRFPVTPQRLVHDVRAVMPEDGVVCLDNGMYKIWFARNYRTHVANTLLLDNALATMGAGLPSAMMAAMLHPRRRVMAVCGDGGFMMNSQEMETAVRLGLNLIVLVLNDGAYGMIRWKQAVDKFPDYGMTFGNPDFVRYAEAYGAKGSRVTSAEALVPTLEAAFKGGGVHLVDCPIDYSENTRVLVEELRNKVPDVDLA
- a CDS encoding sodium:proton antiporter; translation: MGAVVGRGVAAILVAASAMAPASAWAAGDIGGATMGGGWALPFAGMLLSIALGPVLFPHLWELHYGKFAAFWALLTLVPLVLLRGLDPALGALLHTALLDYVPFIILLFALFTIAGGILISGNLHGTPLTNTVLLAIGAVLASFVGTTGASIIMIRPVLRANDARRFNVHVVVFFIFLVSNIGGSLTPLGDPPLFLGFLRGVDFFWTTTHLFPGTGFAVLVLLALFYALDSWFFRKEEGAPKLKDPTPDRAIKLWGKVNILLLGGVIAAILISANWKPGVAFTAHGVPVEGQNLLRDVILLVLAGLSLRLTPKPVRAGNEFSWGPIKEVAKLFAGIFVCIIPVLAMLQAGREGAFAPLVGLVTNADGSANTTAYFWLTGALSSFLDNAPTYLVFFELAGGDARELMTSGALTLAAISAGAVFMGANSYIGNAPNFMVYAIAKDRKVAMPSFFGYMLWSGAILIPLFVVLTLLFFY
- a CDS encoding TRAP transporter small permease subunit, with translation MKGLLAVSRVIDAVNGFIGRKVAWLILAAVIVATVNAIIRKVFNVSSNAWLELQWMLFGAVFLMCASWTLQVKEHIRIDIVNSMLPQRVRQWIELLGHIFFLMPFCLLIVYHSWPFFLRSYAINEQSLSAGGLPQWPAKGLVLVGFVMLTFQGISEIIKQVAIIRGDLEDAEVALGHAAAAEAEAQRLLEQAKEQGLAS